The Paenibacillus sp. RC334 nucleotide sequence CAAACCGGTATCCCAAAGACATTCTTCGTTCCCCTGGGCACGGATGTAATCCACCCATGCTTTCATACTGTCATACTGCTGAGCTAAAATTTGCTTATCCCCATAGCATTGATACATGGTCCACGGACATATAACCGCCGCGTCTCCCCATGCTGCTGTCGTTTTGTCCATATTATCCGCAAAGGTTCCTTTGAGGACATCCGGCACTACAAAAGGCACTGCCCCATTCTCCAGCTGGTTATAAGCCAAATCCTTCAGCCACTTTCGGAAAAAGGAAACCGCATTCATATTGAAGCTGGCCGTTCTGGCAAAAATCTGTGCATCACCGGTCCAGCCTAATCGCTCATCGCGCTGCGGGCAATCGGTTGGAACATCCAGGAAATTCCCCTTTTGTCCCCACATAATATTGTGCTGTAATTGATTGAGCTTCGGATCGGATGTCTCAAACACCCCGATATTCTCCATATCTGAATGCAGAACAACGCCCGTAAAATCTTCAATTGTAACGCCATCCGGAAAGCCCTCAAGCTTCACATATTGAAAGCCTTGAAAAGTGAAATGTGGCCGAAATATCTCCTTCCCCTTCCCACTGCAAATGTACGTAATCTGCTGTGCTGCATCACGAATGTTATCTCTGTAAAAGTTCCCTTGCTGATCCAGCACTTCACCATGAACCAGCTTCAAAACCGTACCTTCAGGGGCTTCAACTTTAAATTCCAGCCAGCCTACCATATTTTGGCCCAAGTTAAGCACAAGCTCACCTTTGGGGGTTCGAATGAGCTCAACAGGCTTCAATCGGTTCATCACACGGACAGGCTCATTCTCCTGAGCAACCAGATGACTTAATGGGAACGGGACGATCTGCATCATTTTCCGTTCGGTTAAAGAGCTATGTTCGGGTGCCCGCTGCTCAAGTCTGGCATCATAGATTTCGCCGTTATAAATATCCGACATTAAAATGGCACAGTTCGTTGCCTCCCAAGAAGAATCAGAGCAAATGAGTTCAGAACGGCCATCTTCATAACTAATCTCCATTTGAAGTAGCAATGCATTCGTGTCCCCGTAGGTGTCCTTGCGCTTCTGCCAGCCCAGATAACCGCTATACCAGCCTTCTCCCACCGTTGCTGTGATTCGGTTATTTTGTTCTTGAATGGCAGAAGTCACGTCATACGCTTGCACCTGGACACGATCGTTATAATCCGTCCATCCTGGGGTAAAGTAGGCATCGCCCACTTTTTGCCCGTTTAACTCCAGTTCATATAGACCCAGGCTTGTAGCATAAATGACTGCTTTTTTCACTTTCCCCTCAACTGAAAAACACTTGGAAGTGGCAAAAGGAGCTCTTGTCTGAAACTCTTCATTTATGCTCCGCTCCTTCACCGTGATCCATTGTGCTTTCCAGTCCTGCTCATGGAGCAACCCCATCTCCCAAAAGCCGGACTCACTCCATTTCGATTCTTCTGGTTCTGTGTCACCCGCTCCTTGAGCCCACACTTTTACCCGATAATAATATCTTTGTCCTGATTCCAGTGGAGGGCCTTCATATGGAAACAGAATGGATTGATCCGAATAGGCAAAATGATTCCAGATCAGCGATTCAAAAGTGGGATTAACGGATACTTGCAATTGGAACCGTTTTTGTGAAACATACATTTTGTCAGATTCAATCTGCCAACTGAGTCGCGGCTTTTTACAACCAAGTCCAATCGGATTATTTAAATGCTCGCATCTAAGCGCTTTCAATTTTAGCATTCTTATGTCCTCCCTGAGTTCTTCTTTTGTATTTCTATACTTAAATTAAAGCGCTTCCATCGATTATGCGTCAATGTTGTATCCATGCATGTTATATGCTTGATTTACAGGTGTTGAAATTCCACCCCTTATATTGAATCTTAAAATGGATCTATTAGATAAATATGTATGTTTTCAAAGCAGCGCTCATTAAAAAAGCCTGAATCCGTTTGGGGCGAATTCAGGCTTGAATTTTACTATAAAGTATTTTTTTTAGCTAGCTTATGCCTGTCCGGCTATCGCTTGTTCCGGCGTGGAGGTCGGGTACAAGTGGCAGGCGACCTGCCGACCTGGTGCAGCTTCGGCAAAGATTGGCTGTACTTTGCTGCAAATGTCCATGGCTGCCGGGCAGCGGTTGTGAAACGCGCAGCCGCTGGGCGGATTTTCCGGGCTCGGCACATCGCCTTTGAGTACAATCCGGTCCCGTTCCGCTTCCGGATCGGCTACAGGTACCGCAGACATCAACGCCTTCGTATAAGGATGCAGCGGCTCCTTGAACATTTCTTTGGTCGGTGCGAGTTCGACCAGCTTGCCCAGGTACATCACACCAACGCGATCGCTAATAAATTTGACGACCGACAGATCATGGGAAATAAACATATACGTCAGGTCGTACTGTTTTTGCAAGTCCTTCATCAGGTTGAGCACCTGCGCCTGAATGGACACATCGAGCGCTGAGACCGGCTCGTCACAAACGATAAATTTGGGATTGAGCGCCAGTGCCCTTGCAATCCCGATCCGCTGACGTTGACCGCCCGAAAACTCATGCGGGTAACGATGAGCGTGATAAGGGGACAATCCGACCACTTCGAGCAGGTTTTCTACACGCTCCTTGAGCTGTGCTTTGCTCAACTTTTCATGGGTGATGAGCGGTTCTTCCAGCACCTGCTGCACCGTCCATCTTGGATCAAGTGAAGCAAAGGGGTCCTGAAACACCATCTGCATATCCGTTCTGAATTTGCGCAGTTGCTCGTTATTTAGCTTCCGTATATCCGTACCGTTAAACAGAACTTCTCCATCCGTCGGCTCGATCAGTCTGAGGATTGCCCGACCTGTTGTAGATTTGCCACAGCCAGATTCCCCCACAATGGCCAGAGTTTCGCCCTGCTGTACCGACAGCGTTATACCATCCACCGCTTTGACTGCTCCCACTTCTTTGGAAAAAAGTCCCTTTTTGATCGGATAGTGTTTTTTCAGGTTACGTATTTCAAGCAGTGTACTCATGATATCCCTCCTGCTGTAGCAAGCAGCGGCTTTTGTGCCCAGCTTCCACTTCCACAAGCTCCGGGGCCTCTGCAAGGCAAATTTCTTTGGCAAACTGACAGCGTGGTGCAAAACGGCAGCCTTTTGGCATATCGAGCGGGTTGGGAACCTGGCCCGGAATAGAAGCCAGACGCTCCTGATCACTATTCAATTGCGGCAATGATGCTAACAGACTTTGTGTATACGGATGCTTGGGATCTTTAAAAAGCGTTTTGACATCCGTCTCTTCCACCACCTGCCCGGCGTACATAATAACTACCCGATCACACATTTCGGCTACAACGCCAAGGTCATGGGTAATCATCAGAATGGAAGTTCCTTCGGACTTTTGCAGGTCACGCATCAAATCAAGGATTTGCGCCTGAATGGTCACGTCGAGTGCCGTGGTCGGCTCATCCGCGATCAGCAGCTTCGGATTGCAGACCATTGCCATTGCAATCATAACCCGCTGGCGCATCCCTCCCGAGAGCTCATGCGGATAAGAAACGGCTACTTTCTCTGGGCGTGGGATGCCAACTTTAATCAGCATTTCCACTGCCATGTCCTTGGCTTTATGTTTACTTACACCGTGATGGTATCTGGCAGATTCGGCAATTTGTTTACCGATTTTGAACACGGGATTCAGCGAAGTCATAGGCTCCTGGAAAATCATAGCCATCTCATTGCCTCGAATTGAACGCATTTTCCGTTCTGAGTAATCCAGTATGTTTTCGCCGTTAAACCGCACTTCACCAGCAGCTACTTTCCCAAGCCCTTTGGGGAGAAGCTGCATAATGGAAAGGGAAGTGATGCTTTTGCCACACCCGGATTCCCCAACAATCCCGAGTGTTTCCCCTTTGCCAACCGACAGATCGACGCCGTCCACTGCCCGGATGGTACCCGCCGCAGTCTTGAACTCTGTGCGGAGATTGGTTACTTCAAGCAATTGTGCCATGTCCTCTTCCCCCTCCTTGTCCACAATGTATCTTCACGTTTTTATCTAAAAGGAACGAGCCTATTCGGACTTGCCCATCGTTTGCAAATGCTTCATGTCTCCGTACAGCTTGGTGATATGTTGAAATTCTTTTTCCGAATGAAAAGAGCATTGTCCGCGTCCATAGGCCTTGGCTGCTTCGACAGCCACTTTGGCTGCCAGCGCAATATCGCCTTCGTGGCTTGCACCCGTTGCACTGCCTGGTACGGGGGCGGCTGCGGTAATCGCTACACCCACAACCGGAGCCGATGTTGCTACTGCTGGCTGCAAAATGCTGTTGATATGATACAGATCGTTGCCATAAGGTGTGATATCCTGTGTGGTCACGGCAAAAGTAACACACGGTTCGCCGGTTACGGTCTGCACAATATCGACAAGGTCTTCGCTGATCCGCAACACATAGCCCTCGCGTACAGTAGGGGAAATAGCAATACCTTTATGGTTGATGACACGATTCCCTTTTGTGGTATCAATCGACAGAATGGCTTCCATCTCGGGAGTCACTTCATACTGGTTCATAGTCAAAATATCTACTGGCGAATCCATAAATGGAACCGGATCATGCGGCTGGGTAGGTGCATCCGGACAAATGTGCGTACAGATAATCACGTCGCCGTCCAGCACATCACCTTTGGACTGCATAGTCAAAAGCTTGGCTGCTGTTGAAATCGCTGCTGCCGCGCCATCGCCATCAGATACAAATCCGATCATTTCCGGACGTGCTCCAAGTCCGCCAAGACGACCAATTACACCCAGAGTTGGGCAATTGCCACCGCGAATACGGCCGTTTTTCCCAGCAATAACCACTTTGATAAAATCTGTAGAGCCTTTTTCACCCTGAACAGTTGTGACGCTGATGTCCGCTTGACCCAGTTGTTCCAAATAAGCTTTTACTTCCGTCCCGCTGGCGGACGGGCTATCCAAAAGATCATATACCTCGTAAACTTGTTTCATCATACGTCCAGCTCCCCTTAAGCTTCTGTTTTTGTAGTTTTCAGATATTTAAGCGCCGTCAAGGCGTATACTTTCGCGGATTGAATGATCTGCCATACCGGAGCTCTTTCGTTGAAGTTGTGGATGGTTCCCAGGTCGGCAGGTCCATATTGCAATACCGGAATATTATATTTGCGGAATGCACGTGCATCACTGGTTGCCCACTGCAACACGCCATAGGCTTCTTTACCGCTAACCTCAGCGATGGCATCCACAAGATCATGCACAATTGGTTCGGTTGGTGGGGTCCAGTTGGCATTACCGAAAAACCCGAACTGCTTGGGTTCAACGTGAATGTCTACACTAGCAAGTAATTCTTTCGCTCTAGCCAGTACATCCCGGTGGTCTACACCAAAAGGAACGCGGGAATCCACTTGTACCGTACAACGGTCGGCAACCACATTGACTTTGGTGCCCCCCTGGATCGTACCGATGTTCACTGTTACATGGTCAAAGGCTTGCCCATAAGCCGGGTTTTCCCGTTCGCTTACATAACGCTTGGAAATTTCAATGATCTCTTTGACTTCTTCCGGAATGTCCGGTTTGATATCCCACAGTTGTTGCAGGGCTTCAATTCCTCTGGCTGCTTTCAAAATAGCACTTTCACCTGCGATCGGTTGCAGACTGCCGTGACCCGGCGTACCTTCAACGGTAAACTCAAACCAGCAGCTTCCTTTTTG carries:
- a CDS encoding ArgE/DapE family deacylase, with the protein product MTDWKTLVLDEIEKRQDELLELCSRLIQFPSENPPGDSREISQFIMDYLKEAGIETTVHESGPNMWNLISDYGTESVDGKKLIFCGHTDVVPAGDRTRWDFDPFCGEIRDGYLLGRGASDMKAGLGGLIFTVALLSKLGVPLEGALSLLVVPDEETGGHLGVPWVLERKLIEGTAAVIAEPSGPQNPTIGQKGSCWFEFTVEGTPGHGSLQPIAGESAILKAARGIEALQQLWDIKPDIPEEVKEIIEISKRYVSERENPAYGQAFDHVTVNIGTIQGGTKVNVVADRCTVQVDSRVPFGVDHRDVLARAKELLASVDIHVEPKQFGFFGNANWTPPTEPIVHDLVDAIAEVSGKEAYGVLQWATSDARAFRKYNIPVLQYGPADLGTIHNFNERAPVWQIIQSAKVYALTALKYLKTTKTEA
- a CDS encoding ABC transporter ATP-binding protein; the protein is MAQLLEVTNLRTEFKTAAGTIRAVDGVDLSVGKGETLGIVGESGCGKSITSLSIMQLLPKGLGKVAAGEVRFNGENILDYSERKMRSIRGNEMAMIFQEPMTSLNPVFKIGKQIAESARYHHGVSKHKAKDMAVEMLIKVGIPRPEKVAVSYPHELSGGMRQRVMIAMAMVCNPKLLIADEPTTALDVTIQAQILDLMRDLQKSEGTSILMITHDLGVVAEMCDRVVIMYAGQVVEETDVKTLFKDPKHPYTQSLLASLPQLNSDQERLASIPGQVPNPLDMPKGCRFAPRCQFAKEICLAEAPELVEVEAGHKSRCLLQQEGYHEYTA
- a CDS encoding dipeptide ABC transporter ATP-binding protein encodes the protein MSTLLEIRNLKKHYPIKKGLFSKEVGAVKAVDGITLSVQQGETLAIVGESGCGKSTTGRAILRLIEPTDGEVLFNGTDIRKLNNEQLRKFRTDMQMVFQDPFASLDPRWTVQQVLEEPLITHEKLSKAQLKERVENLLEVVGLSPYHAHRYPHEFSGGQRQRIGIARALALNPKFIVCDEPVSALDVSIQAQVLNLMKDLQKQYDLTYMFISHDLSVVKFISDRVGVMYLGKLVELAPTKEMFKEPLHPYTKALMSAVPVADPEAERDRIVLKGDVPSPENPPSGCAFHNRCPAAMDICSKVQPIFAEAAPGRQVACHLYPTSTPEQAIAGQA
- a CDS encoding DUF1177 domain-containing protein — translated: MMKQVYEVYDLLDSPSASGTEVKAYLEQLGQADISVTTVQGEKGSTDFIKVVIAGKNGRIRGGNCPTLGVIGRLGGLGARPEMIGFVSDGDGAAAAISTAAKLLTMQSKGDVLDGDVIICTHICPDAPTQPHDPVPFMDSPVDILTMNQYEVTPEMEAILSIDTTKGNRVINHKGIAISPTVREGYVLRISEDLVDIVQTVTGEPCVTFAVTTQDITPYGNDLYHINSILQPAVATSAPVVGVAITAAAPVPGSATGASHEGDIALAAKVAVEAAKAYGRGQCSFHSEKEFQHITKLYGDMKHLQTMGKSE
- a CDS encoding alpha-L-rhamnosidase; its protein translation is MLKLKALRCEHLNNPIGLGCKKPRLSWQIESDKMYVSQKRFQLQVSVNPTFESLIWNHFAYSDQSILFPYEGPPLESGQRYYYRVKVWAQGAGDTEPEESKWSESGFWEMGLLHEQDWKAQWITVKERSINEEFQTRAPFATSKCFSVEGKVKKAVIYATSLGLYELELNGQKVGDAYFTPGWTDYNDRVQVQAYDVTSAIQEQNNRITATVGEGWYSGYLGWQKRKDTYGDTNALLLQMEISYEDGRSELICSDSSWEATNCAILMSDIYNGEIYDARLEQRAPEHSSLTERKMMQIVPFPLSHLVAQENEPVRVMNRLKPVELIRTPKGELVLNLGQNMVGWLEFKVEAPEGTVLKLVHGEVLDQQGNFYRDNIRDAAQQITYICSGKGKEIFRPHFTFQGFQYVKLEGFPDGVTIEDFTGVVLHSDMENIGVFETSDPKLNQLQHNIMWGQKGNFLDVPTDCPQRDERLGWTGDAQIFARTASFNMNAVSFFRKWLKDLAYNQLENGAVPFVVPDVLKGTFADNMDKTTAAWGDAAVICPWTMYQCYGDKQILAQQYDSMKAWVDYIRAQGNEECLWDTGLQLGDWLALDSEEGSYFGATDGTLVATAYFAYSTHILAQTARLLNRYTDYNTYKSLHEGIKTAFANRYFDDAGQLTSNTQTAQIVALHFGLVPDKYKTQVIQELVRLIEKNDMHLDTGFVGTPYLCLVLSDNGYTDVAYKILFQNDYPSWLYQVERGATTMWEHWDSIKVDGSFWSTDMNSFNHYSYGSVGDFMYQNIAGIDVLEAGYKKSRLAPKPPANLTSAHGELETPYGALEVHWEIVNEEMQMTVRVPHNTTAEITLPGVMEPDALQQTIAMQYPSIQNPPVYIPQELAGRMGITGEQAIFQRSEDREITFTVGSGQYVFQYRYCQTTQVPAHATRG